The Triticum urartu cultivar G1812 unplaced genomic scaffold, Tu2.1 TuUngrouped_contig_3404, whole genome shotgun sequence region GGTGAATTTTCCTGAAATTGACCCTGCATGCATTGTGGCGACTCGGGTGAGATGGAGAAACATTCATAATTACTACTCAGCCGTGCACATCACCATAGAATAGCTTTATATGGCTGTATACTCTGCATTACTTCTTTGAAGGGAAAACGTGTCTTAAATGGGCGTATATGCAGTAGTTTAATTAGCAGCAAGAGACCAGTTCAATTGGTTGGTTGGTTTCACTTGACTAAGTCTACAATTGCTAACGATTTCAGGCGCTGCTCGCTGCAGCTATATAAACTCATGCATCCCTGCATGTTCAAACCATCACTCACGCCACAATCACAAACAGAAACACAGGAGAGAGAAAAAGATCAGATGGCATCCtcctcttccttccttctcctcgctGTTCTTCTTGCCTTGGTCTCATGGCAGGCCACTGCCTCCGATCCTAGCCCCCTCCAGGACTTTTGTGTCGCTGACATGAATTCACCAGGTACTATCCGGTTTCTCATCATGTTCTCACCAAATAAATATGTTGAAATGAATTTCTGGAAATTATATGCAAGTCGAAACAACTTTGTAAGACCTAAGCTTACATTATAAATCTCTTCTATGCACCAGTACGTGTCAATGGGTTTGTTTGCAAGAACCCAATGGAGGTTAACGTTGATGACTTCTTCAAGGCAGCCGCCCTCGACAAGCCTAGGGTGACCAACAAGGTTGGATCCAACGTCACTTTGATCAACGTCATGCAGATTGCTGGACTCAACACCCTCGGCATCTCAATTGCGCGCATTGACTATGCTCCCTTGGGTCAGAACCCACCACATACGCACCCTCGCGCCACTGAGATCCTCACGGTGCTCGAGGGGACATTGTATGTTGGCTTTGTTACATCCAACCAGCCCGCCCCAAACAGAAACAAGTTCCTCTCGAAGGTGCTCAACAAAGGTGATGTGTTCGTCTTCCCCGTGGGGCTCATCCACTTCCAATTCAACCCCAACCCCCACAAGCCTGCCGTTGCAATTGCCGCGCTCAGCAGCCAGAACCCAGGGGCTATCACAATTGCCAATGCGGTGTTTGGGTCAGACCCACAAATATCCGATGATGTTCTTGCCAAGGCGTTTCAGGTGGAAAAGAATACAGTAGACTGGCTTCAGGCCCAGTTCTGGGAGAACAACCACAACTAAGTGAAACGGTTGGCTTATTACACGGAGGACCAGTGCGCAAATTAAGGACATGTTTGAGTTTGTAGATATGCATCCTAATCTATAAAATAAATGGAGCATATGTCATCCCATTGTTGTGTCTGTAATGAGTGAATGTATTTCTACCTTCTGAATAATTGACAATATCATTTTTAGCACACTGATATGATCTCATATGCTTTTTTGGTTCTAATGTTTCGTATTTCTCaataaaaaataaatattttAGGCTCTTTTTCCCTTGTTCCGAAACAAGAGATGACTAGGTCAAAAAAAGGAAACAATACACGATTATATGGTAATCCAGTATATGTTTGATGCTAGGGTTGAACACCTAGGATTATGTTGCAATACGTGCGAAGTATGCGATGGTTGAAGCCCGATTGTGCTCAGGATTTAAATGTGAAAGTTGAATGTGCAAAAGTAGCCTCCTAGAGTCATTGTTCTGCTCTCTTGCTTTCTGGTGTATGCTATAAGAAATTTGCGGTTCCTGCTTGTAATATTTTTAGCTTCCTTTTGGTTCAAAAATCTTGTAAGTTCAATTGACGGTTGCTTTAATGAAATTTTGATGAGGTGGATCGTTTTATCAAAAAACTTATGAGCATTATTTTTGTTTTTCTGAAGTTGAGATAAAAATATGATTTTTACTAAGTTTTAGAAACTGGGCACACCGGAGACCAGATTCCAAAAATTTGCTCCAACATACATATAGAAAACACGCGTAAATGTACAAAAGAATAGATTATTACCTAACACCCCCAAAATGAATATTATTTAAGTTATTTCTTTGTAACAAGCATCTCATAGAAGCATTTTATCACAAAACGGACTTCGGCCGCTTGGCTGAACGATATATGGTGTTGAGGAAATCATCATACAGGATGATCAAAGAGAGCATGACAAACCAAGACAAACACACTAACAAGCACCAGAAGTGCCCAATTAGACGCCTCTAGCATGCCGCGAGAGGAAGCACAGGAGAGGCGGGACCACCTGAAGACTCAACCAGGACCGATGATGACATTTAACCAGATGCCACCTTGAAGAAAACGCTGGACTCTGTCACGTCGACACCACCCAACTGCTATTAGAGAGGACCGTCTGCCCAAACCAAGGAGCTTTGACCCTACCAGCGAGCAGAGATGACGAAAGGAGGTCATTGCTGCATGTACAAGATAGGTGCAAGCAATACGGTGGATCTCCGTACCATTCTGAACACGCCACCGCGACTGAAAGACTACACTCACCGATGACGAACCCAAGAGGGTCATGACGCACTGCGCCGCCACCATCGCGTCGGCTGTGGGAGAACAATGACGACGATCCAAAGATGGACGTGACTACCAAGACATCACCTCCACCAGCGTCGAGGTGCCGAACTTTCGCCTGAACCATCCCGCACCCTCGTCATACGTCCAGCCTGTACCTTCACCTGTGCGGCGGGCGTGTGCGTGCGTATATATACCTTCACCTGTACTGCTGCGGATTCAATTCGTGTTGAAGGAAAGTGCCGTATGTGCGGCGGGCGTTCGTGCGCAGGAAATCACCGTGTCACTGTCTCCCTGTTCTCCTTCTTGTGCGGCGGGCATTCGTGTGCCTGAATCACCGCGAGAGGGCAGCAAGAGAGTGCGAGAGCtacgtgagagagagagagagagggagagagagagcgcTAGGGCTTGAACCCATCAATTGGCATCAGAGCTACCAAGTTCGGGGCCGTGGCGCGCGGTGGCATCCGTGGCGGACATGGAGGTCTCGGCTGCGGCGCAATGGAGAGCGCGTGGTGACGGCGACGCACGACAAGCACTGCGGTCACGAACGCGAGGAGGTCGCTGAGGACCTGCATGGTGGCACAGAGGCCGCTGCAGCTCGGCGCGACGAGCGTGGAGGCACAGTGGCCCCTGGCACGGAGACGCGGTGCGGCGGCGCACGGGACTGCGGGTTGCTGCAGTGGCAGCGAGCGGCGGCTCGTACCGGAGGTGCGCGGTGGCATCGGGCGGACGAGACGATGACTACATTACCACAGAATTGTGCGATGTTTTACAAAATGTTGTTTTTCCAAAATCACTGCCCGTGCGAAGGCACAGGGTTGATGACTAGTGTATGGAAACTCAAACAAACACTTCCAAGTAATTAATCAGTTTATGAGTTCTGTTTACTCCAAAAAAGAAGCAGGTGTGGTCTGATTCTTAGATTTATATTTACAATGAACTGGTCATGATTGAATCGTAGCAAGGTGGAAACTAACTACTCTTACTAAGATCATATGAAAAGTTCCTGCTCAGCTCCATCTTCATAGCTTGTTCCCccttttcaaaaaaataaaaaagctCCATCTTCATAGCTCTCCTTTTGGTTAGCTAGGAACGTCCACTAAGCATTAAGATCCTTGCTTTCTTCCTATAATTACTCAACAACTGCGAGAGAAATTTGACCAGGTAAATATCTGGTTGATGGGGTTATCCTCCTCTTTCTAAAAAGAAAACTGATTGACGTGATGCTAGCAGGGGCAGCTGCAAAATAGCAGGTGTATTATGTGGATTCATGCATGGATCAACGCGCCTTGATTTCTTCCGCTTGTTGCCACAGTCCGCTACCTACTGTGTCATCTTATGCTGCTGGATTTCATGACAAATAATCTATTGGCAAATCTACAATTTCATAgactttttcttttcttttgaaAAGGGACAATTTCATTGTTTGAAATGCTCGATCGCACACATCATATAGCAATTTCTGGAGGAACATGTGTAGTAGTCACTCCACGTCTTTAGAAGCCCACGCATGAGTTGGTGACTTTCTGTCATCCTACAGCTAGAAAACAATTGGCTTACATGACTTGGCTTTATTAATAAACACTACCAGAATCGCGACTAAGTCTGTGAGCCAACTTATATTCCTGTCAGCCCCACGTAAGCTCACAGGAAAGTACCGTTTTACTGTAGGTCGGGCTGTAGCCGACAGGTTTTTGCACTATATTCCTGTAGGCTTTGAGTAAACGCACAGGAAGAATATATCCCTGTGGGTCGAGGCCCACAGAAATAGCTTTCGGCCCTTCGCGCCCTCGGGCTCTCACTTCGCGCCACCGGATTTCATTGCTCGCGCATTTTTAGCCGAGGCCCATCCATTTTTTCTATTTTCCTGTGTGTTTGGGCTCACAGAATTAGGCCCAGTACAAAATGAGAGGGCTAACAGAACCCTCTCGATCCCTAGTTCAGTCTCCAGAACCCTCGATCCCCAATTCAGTCTCCTgccactccaccgccgccgccaccatcgcCCTGTCCAACGCCACCATCGTCCGGTCCACTGCCGCCGCCACCATCGTCCGGTccaccgccgcagccgccgccacacCATCCTCCAGTCCACCGCCGCTGCTGCCTCCCCTTCCCGCGGAAGGCCGTTCTTCCGCCCGCATCTGCCTCACCACCGGCGTAGCGCCGGTCTCCACCTCGCCACCCGCCGGAGCACCAGCACCCGCCTCCCCACCGAGCTCCCGTACTAGTCCCCCCATTCGACTTTACACATCTTCACCTCTGGCTGTCCGTACTCCTCTGCTCGCTGCATCACAAGCCCTCTGTCTTCATATCTCTGGTAATATATCACCTCCTTTTCCTGGATCTAAGATTTGCTTGCTCTATTTCTTGTGTAGCGTTTAAGCTTAGTTGAAACTATTTTAGGCACGTCTGATTAGTATACGGTTGATTTGAACAGATTAGTTTTTGTTGTTCTTAGATGTATGTTGTAGCGTCTGTAGCAACCTCACTGAACAGCTAACATGTTGTAGCTTCTGTACATGACCATATAAGTGTTTATTTTTTCTAGGTTGTAGCTTCTATGACATCTACCTGCTATCTATTTTATTCTAGTAAAGTGAATTTAACACGTATAATTTTCCAGAAACATCGGCAAACAGCTAGGGGAGTTGGCTAGCCACCCTTTTCGACGCCGTAATTTCCCAGCTTGAACAAGTATATTGGTAAGTTATAGCTTTGAGCTCTTAAATTTATGTCTGAAACAATTGTCTTTTTGTGAATTGTTATTTGTGCTGCTGCCCTTTAGTATGCTATTATTTTTCTCAAATATCCCCATTTCTGTGAATTTTATTTCAGTATGAATTCTTGGTTAAATAATGGAGAACCGTGATTGGATGTATAGTGGATGGGTGTTTGGTCAAGTCCCTTCTAATATATGGCTTGAAGAAACTGCACGATTTATAGACCGGGCCTTCTCTTCCGTAGCTGAAGGTGGTAAAATTAAGTGTCCATGCGCCAAATGTCGGAATTATTTTCCGCAAGAAAGGCACATTGTAGAGAAACACTTGTATAAACATGGGTATAAGCCAAATTACAAAACCTGGACAGAACATGGTGAGAGTTTTGTAGCTGCTGCTGATGGATCTGTCCCTTTAGTACATCATCAAGAGGGCTGTAATGAAACTGATCGAATGGACAATATGTTGGTTGACTTAGGTGGTAGCCATCCTCCACCGGTTACTGAGGAGCCAACCTCCTCTGCCAAGGCTTTTTATAGGATGGTCAGTAGTGCCGATGAATTGGTACATGAGAATACAAAACACACACGTCTTTCTGCTGTAGCTCGCTTGCTGGCTATGAAATCACAATACAACATGTCCATTGCACATTTTGATGATACCTTAAAAATAGTCCATGAACTTTTGCCTCCTGAATCTAATTTGTCCGAAGACTTCTACCAATCCAAGAAACTCTTAGAAGGTCTTGGTATGCCATATGTTAAAATAGATGTGTGCAAAAATAATTGCATGTTGTATTACAAAGATAACAAACATAAAGAGAAGTGTGACTTTTGTGGCACATCTCGTTACGAGGAAGGCCAAAAGAAAATCCCACGTAAAGTTTTGCGGTACCTCCCTCTAAAAGATAGATTGCAAAGGTTGTATGCCAATGAGGAGACCGCAAAGCTTATGCGTTCTCACACTCCTTCCGGGTCTGATAAGATGGTCCACCCACGTGATGGCGAGGCTTGGCAAGATTTTGATAAGGATTTTCCAGAATTCTCATGTGATCCGAGAAGTGTGCGACTTGTCATAGCTACAGATGGTTTTACACCATATAGTTTGGTTGCTGCTCCATACACGTGTTGGCCAGTGTTTGTAGCTCCGTTAAACCTCCCCCCTGATTTTCTCTTAAAGCCAGAGTTTATATTTCTTAGTCTTGTGATACCTGGTCCAGAACATCCTGGAAAGAATTTGGGCATTCTAATGCAACCATTAGCAGATGAGCTTATGGAACTGTGGCTGGGGGTTAATACATGGGATGCCTCTGTGAAGAGAAACTTTTTAATGAAAGCAGCTTTTCTATGGTCAGTCCATGATTTCCCTGCTTTTGGTATGTTTGCTGGGTGGAGCACTCATGGGAAGCTAGCTTGCCCAGAATGCTTGAGTGATTCAAAATCATTTACACTTCCGCATGGGCGTAAGGCTTGCTGGTTTGATTGCCATAGGCGCTTTCTACCTCCTGACCATGAGTTCAGAACCCAAGCCAATTCGTTTAGAAAGGATACAATAGTGCTTGAGGGGCCACCAAGGCGTTTGACAGGGGAGGAAGTGCGAGCTCACATGGTTGCAAATGTATATGACACAGATAACTATAATAAATCGCACAACTGGACCCACATAAGCTGCTTTTGGGATCTTCCATACTTTGATAAACTGAAGCTTAGGCACAACATCGATGTGATGCACAATGAGAAAAATGTAGCAGAAGCTATATGGAACACATGCTTTGACATTCCTAATAAAACTAAAGATAATGTGAAGGCAAGAAAAGATCTAGAAGAAATATGCCATCGCCCTAAGCAGCATTTGCATTTGAAGGACAATGGGAAGTGGTTCAAGCCAAGGGCACCGTTTGTCATTGAGAAAGATGATAGGTTAACCATTCTTAAATGGTTTAAAGAGCTGAAATTTACCGATGGATATGCAGCGGGTTTTAAAAGAGGAGTTAGCTTCCAGCAAAGGAAGATTTTTGGGCTTAAAAGTCATGATTACCATATCTTCATGGAACGGCTGCTACCAGTTGCATTTCGTGGCTTCATTCCAGAGTGGTACGATTACTATCATGATTCGACTCTAGATTTTCAGCAGCGGACAGCCGCAGATCGTGTGAAGGAAGAGTTTTGGGTAAGTACAATTTttttggagcaattgcaattatTATTATACATATCTTTGTATTGCTGTAAAAGTCTGATCTGTAAATTTCTGAACATGTAGAACTTGTTTGAGCTGCATGTGGATGACGAGGAAGATGACAGTGCCCGAATCCAAATTGAGCAAGAGGC contains the following coding sequences:
- the LOC125527268 gene encoding germin-like protein 8-11; the encoded protein is MFKPSLTPQSQTETQEREKDQMASSSSFLLLAVLLALVSWQATASDPSPLQDFCVADMNSPVRVNGFVCKNPMEVNVDDFFKAAALDKPRVTNKVGSNVTLINVMQIAGLNTLGISIARIDYAPLGQNPPHTHPRATEILTVLEGTLYVGFVTSNQPAPNRNKFLSKVLNKGDVFVFPVGLIHFQFNPNPHKPAVAIAALSSQNPGAITIANAVFGSDPQISDDVLAKAFQVEKNTVDWLQAQFWENNHN